From the genome of Macadamia integrifolia cultivar HAES 741 unplaced genomic scaffold, SCU_Mint_v3 scaffold2728, whole genome shotgun sequence:
AtcactcacaagtcacaacaatGCTTTGAGTAGATTCTTCAAACCATATGATTGATATCAATCAGTCATACTTTCATTCAAAAATCCGACAAGCTAGGGGATGAAACCATCCCCTCTATGGAATTGTGAAGCTCTTAGGAATAACAGCCAAGCTAGAGAAGAAGGGGCTGTTGCTAGTTGTCTGATGATAGCATAGATTGACTTTACTAGTTTAGGgatcaagctctgataccatttaaaaaatatatatatatatatatatatagagagagagagagagagtcccaaTTGATGATATTGGGCTGCCCAACACTATTCATTATATAGACCAACAATTACATACTCCTAGTAGGAATAGGAAACAATAAAATTAGGAAACAAATCTAACTTCTAATTCTAATCTACTAACAAGCTCAATTAGCTGATATATTTACTAAGAGTCTTCATAATAAACTTTTCTATCCAATTGTTAGCAAATTGGGCATGTTTGACAtgtatgcaccaacttgagggggagtgttgtaatatggGGTTTTAAGGGTGTTTTAATCTTTAAGTGTATTTTGGTCCTTGTAATATATTCTaaaacattctttttttccactataaataaagaggggtgGTGTTTAATTGACACAAGCTCACCCCAAATCAAcatgtttctaattttattttcaaaggcTGTTGCTGTAAAAAATAAACCTTCTTCACTACATATGAGGTAGGATCCTATTAGTTTCTAGTTTCTCATTTCTCGTTTCCTTATTGTACAAGGCAGCTCTACCACATGCTTAGGACTGTTCTTAGATGCTTTCTATTTTTCAGTTTTCCTTTTCTAGATGCAGTATTACCCTTTATATATTGTCATGCCCCTAGAACCTCTCCCNNNNNNNNNNNNNNNNNNNNaaaaaaaaaaagaagagagagaaaaacgataaaagaaaagagaatgaggGAAAGATGCTGAACTTTCAGACCTTAGAGCAAAAAGGAAGAGTAACTAAAATATTATTGTCGTTTCTGTTAATGGCCACTGTCACTTAATTTAGTCTTGAAGGAATTCAACTAAAATTGAATTGTCtaattatttctctctttttccccaTTGGTTGCAGGTCACACAGCTGTCACCTTCCATATTAAAGTCTGAGGGGGTATCTGTCTCTAGGTGTGTTCAGCAACCTGGGGAGTTTGTTCTCACCTTCCCTCGAGCATATCATGCAGGGTTTAATTGTGGTTTTAACTGTGCTGAGGCTGTAAATGTTGCCCCTATTGACTGGTTGCCACATGGGCAAAATGCCACAGAGCTATACCGTGAGCAAGGGCGAAAGACATCTATTTCCCATGATAAGCTGTTGCTTGGGGCAGCCAGAGAAGCAGTTAGGGCACAATGGGAACTCTCATTATTAAGGAAGAATACATTGGATAACTTGAGATGGAAAGATGTCTGCGGTAAGGATGGAATCTTAGCAAAGGCACTGAAGGTAAGCTCTTTTCTTGCATGTCCTGGTATCTCTCATGGAAGTATTCTTTTCTTTGACAATATAAGTTCCCCTTTTTCATAGACACGTGTTGAGATGGAACACACAAGGAGGGAATATCTATGCACATCTTCACAGTCAACAAAGATGGATACCGGCTTTGATGCAACAAGTGAGAGGGAATGCATCATATGTCTTTATGATTTGCACCTATCTGCAGCAGGTTGTCATTGTTCCCCTGACAGATATGTGTGTTTGAGTCACGCAAAGCCGCTTTGCTCTTGTGCTTGGAGTGACAAATTTTTCCTCTTCCGTTATGAAATTAGTGAATTAAATGTCCTAGTTGAAGCTTTGGAAGGGAAATTAAGTGCAATTTATAGATGGGCAAAACTAGATCTTGGACTGGCTTTAAGTTCCTTCATCTCCAAAGATAAATCGCAGGTACCAGGGGTTGTCCGTAAGCCATCCCATTTCTCAGAAGATACGGGACAAGGAGATCGCAGATTGCAAGATGCAGTGAATTTTGCCGGCATTCCCACTTCAAAATCATATCCAGAAACTAAGGCTTCTTCTCCCCAAGTAACACCCATGAAAAAACCTCATGAACAGAACACAGCGAACACGGTGAGTAAAACTGGTAGCAACCTTGCAAATGCCTGTACAATACAAAAAGAGAAGACGTCTGAAGCTTTGTTGGCTTCTGAGGGTGTGTACTCAAGTGCACAAAGTCAGGTCTCACATGAAAAAGCAACAGTAGATCAAAGCTTTCAGTTGAGGGAAACAGGAGGCCTAGTTTCAGGTTCCATTTTAGGTACTCCTATTTGTGGGCTCTCTGAAGAAGACTCGTCATATGCTGAGTTACCTGGTGATACTTGTAGTGAACTTGACACTTCAGCACACTCTACTGTCATTCCCAGTGGTAATCCTTTGACCAATTTGGCCACAGTGGCCCATAAGGTGAACAACCTGGCTACAATGGGAGAGGGTGGTGTTATACTTCTCAGTGATGATGAGGGTGAAGAGCCTCATCAGTCATTGGCAAGCAAAGCCATTAGAAAATCCATCGTAAAAGACCTGGAAGTTTCTACAAGGATGACAAATTGCGATGATAAGATGAGTTCCTGTGACAACAAGAAGGATCAAGTGTTGGATACACCTGAGACCAATGCATCAGTGATGAGTGAAGGGGACAGTAACTTATCTATTATGCAGGAGGATAAGATCTCTGGCCCAGTGACCCTTAATGTTACAGATCTTGGAGAAAGTAAAACGTGCCATGAGCACAAATTTGGGATATTGAATGATACACTGCAGAACCTTGCTTGCAACGAAAGTAATTCTGCCAGTGCGGCTTCTGGGAAAACCATCCAAGATTTTCCTTCTCACAGAGAAACTGTAGAGTGCAATGTGGCGACAGCTAGGATCTCTCTTCAGCTGTCACAGCCAATCAATTATGTTCGTCACAAAGGTCCTCGCATTGCAAAAGTGGTGCGAAGGATCAGCCGCAATATTGAACCTTTAGAATTCGGGGTTGTGCTTTCTGGAGAGTTGTGGTGCAGCAGCCATGCCATATTCCCCAAAGGTATGTTTTTGTTCAACTATGTATTCTCaactaattcttttttttttttcccttccaacTACAAAAACAGGAATTATACATATCCTTTTATGTATTTCTGTTCTCTTTATTGCAGGATTCAAGAGTCGAGTAATGTACTTTAGTGTTCTAGAGCCAACGAAAATGTGTCACTATGTATCAGAAATTCTTGACGCAGGGCTACGCAGGCCTCTTTTTATGGTAATGGGACTTTCTTTCTAATTTGGAATTGGATCATCTTTCTGCTCAACAAGGGCTAGTATAGAAGCGTAAATGGGTTCTGTTAACAGTTAATTCATTCTTTCTTTCGTTCAGGATGATTAATATTCTTCATGTTTGAGGACtgctttcttttttggttgttGGAAGTTTCTTATCCATATTAAATCAGTTTTTGTTTCTTAATGAACCATAACCCTGTTGTTGTACTCCTTCCAAGCTTGTTGACAAAATGCACAAAAGATGTATTAACGTAATCTCACTGTATCTGCTGCTTATGGACTGGTGGAGCAGCATCCCAGTGGCACCCTTAGAATTCAATAACTGTAGAAgcttccaaattttttttcctgtcatCTACTTATTTTCTATTAATAATTAGCTTTCCACTGACtctaatcatagttgtcaaggcttcGCAAGGTGTCCAGGCGGCTTTGCCTGGACTGGCGCCTTGGTGGTGCTGCCTTAAATTTCACCCCCTCGACCACCTTGGTTCTCAtaggcaccgtgacaactatgactcTTATGATCGTGGGTGAGCTTTATTACCAACGCATGATGTACATGGATTGTAGTTCAAGGACCTAATTTTCACTCATCGTTTACCTTGTTATGGTCTGCTATGGCCATGCTTTACCCACTTCTAGTGTATCAGAACTAGTATTATCTCTACTTTCTCCCCCATTTATTATAAGAATATAGTTTTTTTCTGGAATAATTTCCAATGCGCCATAATTTTAGTACCTATAACTCTGAAGGCTCTTACAGTTCAATTAACATATAGGCACTTTATGCATAAACAAATCTGGCCTGAATAGCAACCTCATTCTTGGATTTTCAGGTTACTATGGAGCAGTGCCCGAGTGAGGTGTTCATCCATCTCTCAGCTTCTAAATGCTGGGAATTGGTTAGAGAGCGAGTGAATCAAGAGATAAGGAAACAGCAAACCCTGAGGCGAATGGACCTTCCCCCATTGCAGCCCCCTGGAAGTCTCGATGGTCTGGAAATGTTTGGGTTCTCTTCTCCAGCAATCATTCAGGTGGGAAACCTCTATTATCATGAAGGGCAGCCCCCTTGCGGAGTTATTAGATGATATTCTTGGGTTGGAGATTACCCTTCAACTTTTGTTGTGTTCCTTGGAAGCAAAATTTGTTGAATTCAATTATGACTTTTCCTGTgaatggtgtttttttttttccttaaacaTCTTATCTGTAGGTAATCATTGAACCTTAGTGGCTAAGGTGCATTCCGAGTTTGGCCTTTTGAAATGCTTGAACTCTGGCTTCTGTGGATCAAAGCTTgcaatttctgaaaaaaatcgTAGTGTACCTCGTGTTTGGATGTCCTGTATGGCAGAGTTTTATGTTTTCATATCCTTATAATAATTCTTAGTGGACCAGACTGATTACTCACAGAACTATCATTTTCAACCTCCAGAAATTTTGAACGATTGGATTTCATTTTCACTATATATTACAACTGTTAATTGTTCTATTCCCTTTTCCTGGTGTGGAAGCATCCTGCTGCTACCCCCTTCTGCTGTATTTATGAGCATATCTCCTTGTTCAGATGCCAAGAAATTGATTCATTACATGTTGTTTGTTACAGGGTATAGAGGCAATTGATCAGAACCGAATCTGTACTGAGTACTGGAAATCCAGGTCCCATGCCCTGGATTCAATTGACTGTCAACCTGAAAATGTGGTCAGAGATCCCAACCTGAAGGTCAAGGAGGACCCCACCAATCAAGAGGCAGTCAAGGGAATTGAGAATCAGCCCTCAACCATTGGTATTGACACAGTGCTCGGGGGCCTCTTTATGAAGGCAAGTCCAGAAGAACTACATTCACTCTACAGTATACTATGCAACAACCAACCAAATGCTGATAGAGAACTCCTAGCTCGGGTTCTTGATGAGGAGATTCAGAAGCGGCCAATGTAATTCCTTTCTCTTAAGAATTTTAAATTCTGCCGTGTTTTGGGTACACCTCTGTAATTGCTGTATCATTGCTTAGATACTCACCGTTACATGATTTTCTCCTATAAATTTACTAGTGCATGAGTGGACACTGGacaaccccaattctcaatacCCCcaacacccccaaaaaaaaaaaaaaaaaaagagcggGGTGGGGGTGGCAAAATGGGAGAGGGGAAAGGGAGGGGAAAGAAAATGCTGTCCGTCCATATTTTTCCAATGATGTGGGAACAGAGAAATGTAACATTAAAATTTTTATGCTATAGAAATTTTACATTTACGATAGTATACTCTTATTTTGTCCATTAAATCAATTTTAGTTCCCTGAGTTGATTAAACGGTTTAATTTTAGCAAGCAGGAATTCAAATCTGTATTTGATGTTTGCTTCACAGATTCTCTATGGAAATGATGATTCAGACTGATTATACTTAGTTATTGGGAAATGTTTCGAATTGCTTGGGATATGGATAAATGTCAGGAAACCCATCTAAGTTTGTACTTCGCTTAGTATTAGAGTTCTTAGCTGAGGAATCATGGATTGTGAATGTAGATGGCTTGCATCTTTGTGAACAGTTGACCTCGGCTCAGGTAGGTTGCTTAATGTTTTTAATGCAGGAATCGTGTGCCTAACATGGAAGGTTGTTGAACGGGAATGTCAGGTAAAGCGATGGAGGAGGCTTCTGCTCATCTTTTAATGTAATTAAGACTGAaggcagggggggggggggactgaAGATTTTAGGATTTTGAAAGCAGTTCCTcatctcttcattttctttttccatcaaATTGCAGGAGTCTAGCTTCAATTTTTTGAAGCATCAGGAGGGTTCAGACTGGTCTGCCCTAtcctttatttgtttgttttagcTATGGAAGGTATGTCTCGAATTTGGAAGGGTTTTTTAGATCTTAATCTCTTCAAAGGCATAAAAATTGCTAGATCTGCCCCTGAAATCACTCATTTACTATTCGCAGATgatacttttcttttctatagAACTACTTTAAACTGAGGTTTTCTTCAGTAATTATACTAATAGCAGTTCCAGAGCGGTAGTTGCCGTCAAATTTTTCTATCCTGGAGCACTTCTTCTCGAGC
Proteins encoded in this window:
- the LOC122067133 gene encoding lysine-specific demethylase JMJ18-like, producing METKCLRAQIREEKVEFSAPPGFVSLTSFTLKRVDDSGIMMDCLESSVASELQPAQLDTKDDISDDLKIQRTLRRRPWINYSRLENSSEEDSDSEQFDQNCPARPVLPKGIIRGCLECTNCQKVIARWRPEDACRPVLEETPVFYPTEEEFKDTLKYIASIRPRAEPYGICRIVPPPSWKPPCPLKDKNLWEGSKFATRIQRVDKLQNRGSVKRMSRISYHMKRKRRRCMKMGVDSGIVNGDSMGPEKTGCYEGEGFGFEPGPQFTLEAFQKYADDFKGQYFRKHDIDTGSGTDQSMLQKQEPLVEDIEGEYWRMVEKPTEEIEVLYGADLETGVFGSGFPKVSSDCDDQYSRSGWNLNNFPRLPGSVLSFESSDISGVLVPWLYIGMCFSTFCWHVEDHHLYSLNYMHWGAPKIWYGVPGRDALKLEAAMKKHLPDLFKEQPDLLHKLVTQLSPSILKSEGVSVSRCVQQPGEFVLTFPRAYHAGFNCGFNCAEAVNVAPIDWLPHGQNATELYREQGRKTSISHDKLLLGAAREAVRAQWELSLLRKNTLDNLRWKDVCGKDGILAKALKTRVEMEHTRREYLCTSSQSTKMDTGFDATSERECIICLYDLHLSAAGCHCSPDRYVCLSHAKPLCSCAWSDKFFLFRYEISELNVLVEALEGKLSAIYRWAKLDLGLALSSFISKDKSQVPGVVRKPSHFSEDTGQGDRRLQDAVNFAGIPTSKSYPETKASSPQVTPMKKPHEQNTANTVSKTGSNLANACTIQKEKTSEALLASEGVYSSAQSQVSHEKATVDQSFQLRETGGLVSGSILGTPICGLSEEDSSYAELPGDTCSELDTSAHSTVIPSGNPLTNLATVAHKVNNLATMGEGGVILLSDDEGEEPHQSLASKAIRKSIVKDLEVSTRMTNCDDKMSSCDNKKDQVLDTPETNASVMSEGDSNLSIMQEDKISGPVTLNVTDLGESKTCHEHKFGILNDTLQNLACNESNSASAASGKTIQDFPSHRETVECNVATARISLQLSQPINYVRHKGPRIAKVVRRISRNIEPLEFGVVLSGELWCSSHAIFPKGFKSRVMYFSVLEPTKMCHYVSEILDAGLRRPLFMVTMEQCPSEVFIHLSASKCWELVRERVNQEIRKQQTLRRMDLPPLQPPGSLDGLEMFGFSSPAIIQGIEAIDQNRICTEYWKSRSHALDSIDCQPENVVRDPNLKVKEDPTNQEAVKGIENQPSTIGIDTVLGGLFMKASPEELHSLYSILCNNQPNADRELLARVLDEEIQKRPMNRVPNMEGC